One genomic region from Laspinema palackyanum D2c encodes:
- a CDS encoding Npun_F5749 family FMN-dependent PPOX-type flavoprotein — MSLAPWRSPLSHALQRNRSRPESRYFQLATIRPDGTPANRTVVFRGFLEETNQLKMVTDARSQKAQQIPSHPHGEVCWYFPITREQFRLQGHLSLVDPHTPNPALQQARCREWQQLSDSTRRQFSWPDPAAPCGERDDFFSPVPDTSQPLAQFCLLLLDPITVDWLELRGEPQNRWLYQFNGDRTWSQQAINP, encoded by the coding sequence ATGTCTCTTGCACCGTGGCGATCGCCCCTATCCCATGCCCTTCAGCGCAACCGTAGCCGACCCGAATCGCGCTACTTCCAACTCGCCACCATCCGCCCAGACGGAACTCCCGCTAATCGCACCGTTGTCTTTCGCGGCTTTTTAGAGGAAACCAACCAACTCAAAATGGTCACCGATGCCCGCAGCCAAAAAGCCCAGCAAATCCCCTCCCATCCTCATGGCGAAGTCTGCTGGTACTTCCCCATCACCCGGGAACAGTTCCGTCTCCAGGGTCACTTGAGCTTAGTAGACCCTCATACCCCTAACCCCGCTTTGCAACAAGCCCGTTGTCGGGAATGGCAGCAACTTTCCGACAGTACCCGACGCCAGTTTTCTTGGCCGGATCCCGCTGCACCCTGTGGCGAGCGCGATGATTTCTTTTCCCCAGTCCCGGATACCAGCCAACCCCTAGCCCAATTTTGTTTACTTTTACTCGATCCCATCACCGTGGATTGGTTAGAATTACGAGGAGAACCTCAAAACCGCTGGCTTTATCAATTCAATGGCGATCGCACCTGGTCTCAGCAAGCCATTAATCCCTAA